A region from the Triticum urartu cultivar G1812 chromosome 1, Tu2.1, whole genome shotgun sequence genome encodes:
- the LOC125553771 gene encoding zinc finger protein-like 1 homolog gives MVVCKCRKATRVYCFVHQVPVCGECICFPEHQLCVVKNYAEWVVNSDYDWPQHCSLCNLVLEAASEETTRLGCLHVMHTKCLISHVQSFPAQTAPAGFVCPSCSIPIWPPSSIKDTGSRLHAKLKEAVVQTGLEKNVFGNHFVTMPKADARTPPAFASDPLKRLSYSGESTDANMLNSSKDATLSSAVLSQGDTYPAGMYSSGTLSHVEPEIVEIDGPSTIATKFPEQEPNFIRSPSPHGPSATTRKGANYVERQNSEMSYYADDEDANRKKYTKRGTYRHKFLRMLLPFWSSALPTLPVTAPPKKENDAPEGRSRHQRTSRIDPTKILLAMAIMACIATMGILYYRLSQRSLSENFADDEAQ, from the exons ATGGTCGTCTGCAAATGCCGCAAG GCGACGAGGGTTTATTGCTTCGTCCACCAGGTTCCGGTCTGCGGCGAGTGCATCTGCTTCCCAGAACATCAATTATGCGTG GTAAAAAACTATGCTGAATGGGTTGTTAATTCTGATTATGACTGGCCACAACACTGCTCTTTGTGTAATTTGGTTCTAGAAGCTGCAAGCGAAGAAACTACACGATTGGGTTGCCTCC ATGTGATGCACACAAAATGCTTGATATCACATGTCCAAAGTTTTCCGGCACAAACAGCACCAGCAGGATTTGTCTGCCCCTCATGTTCAATTCCT ATATGGCCTCCTTCGAGTATTAAAGATACAGGCTCCCGCCTCCATGCTAAACTGAAGGAAGCAGTAGTCCAG ACTGGTCTGGAGAAGAATGTATTTGGGAATCATTTTGTGACAATGCCTAAAGCTGATGCCCGCACACCCCCTGCATTTGCTTCAGACCCCCTTAAGCGTCTATCATATTCTGGTGAATCTACTGATGCAAACATGCTTAACTCTTCGAAAGATGCAACTTTATCATCAGCGGTACTCTCCCAGGGGGATACATATCCTGCTGGGATGTACTCTTCTGGGACTCTTAGTCATGTGGAACCAGAAATAGTTGAAATAGATGGTCCTAGTACCATAGCAACAAAGTTCCCAGAGCAGGAGCCCAATTTCATCAGAAGTCCAAGTCCGCACGGG CCTAGTGCCACGACAAGAAAAGGTGCTAACTATGTTGAGAGACAAAATTCAGAGATGTCTTATTATGCTGATGATGAAGATGCAAACCGCAAAAAGTACACTAAAAGGG GTACATACCGTCACAAATTTTTAAGGATGCTGCTACCTTTTTGGTCTAGTGCACTGCCAACATTACCAGTTACAGCACCCCCTAAAAAGGAAAATGATGCTCCAGAAGGCCGGTCACGACATCAGAGGACATCACGAATCGATCCCACAAAGATCTTACTTGCAATGGCAATCAT GGCATGTATAGCAACGATGGGAATTCTCTACTACCGATTGTCACAGCGCAGTCTTTCTGAAAACTTTGCCGATGATGAGGCTCAGTAG